In Coleofasciculus sp. FACHB-T130, the DNA window AGGGTTAAAGTCTTTGGTGGATGAGATACAGCAACAAGGCGGTGAAGCAGTCGCAGTCGTTGCTGATGTCACGGATTTCGAGCAAGTAAAAGCGATCGCAGATAAAGCTGTGCAGGTATACGGGCGACTCGATACCTGGGTGCATTGCCCCGCCACGGGCGTTTTCGCCACTTTCGACAATACAACACCGGAAGAGTTTAAGCGGATTATCGATATCAGCCTGATGGGGCAGGTATACGGAGCAATGGCGGCGCTACCTCATCTCAAGCGTGAAGGACGCGGGGCGCTGATCCACATCTCTTCAATGGAAGGCAGGCGTTCATTACCCCTCCAGAGTGCCTACTCCTCAGCAAAGCACGGGGTTGAGGGCTTTCTAGAATCTCTGCGCGTCGAGCTGCAACATGAGGGAATCCCCATCAGTGTGACGAGTGTGAAGCCATCCGTGATCAACACGCCCTTCTACAACAACGGTCGCACGAAATTAGGCGTCAAGCCGACGGGAATACCGCCTTACTATGAGCCGAACCTTGTTGCCGATGCGATTCTCTACGTAGCCGAACACCCCACTCGTGACTTTATTGTGGGGGATGTGGGCAAGATGTTAGACGTGGTTCAGCGCATCTCACCGGGACTGGTGGATCAAATTTTGGTTCTCATCGGCTTCAATTTTCAGAAAACGAACGAGCCAAAGTCTGAAGATGCGCCAGATAATCTTTACGAGCCGATTCTCAGCCATGACAAAGTAGAAGGAGATTTTGGCAATCTAACGATTCCCTCCTTTACTGACTGGCTGGATAAGAATCCGCCGGTTAAATGGGGCGCTGTAGCAGCTGCGGCGTTGGGAGTTGCCGCAGTCGTCAAAGAGTTTTTCCCAGGAAATAATATTTAAGGCGATCGCATCAGGGACACTACTCGGTTGAAGCGATCGCATCCAACCTCAGCCGCCTTCTCATCTAAATCTAAAGTTGCGATCGCTCTCATAATTCTTAAAACGAATGGGGAATTGGAAAGAAGGCAGGCCTAATTTCATTTCCACTTCTCCATTCCCAAACAGCAACAAACTATCAATGACCCGATTCACAAATTAGATGTTATGCCTTCAACCTTCCATCTTCTAGATGCAACACTCGATCGGCAACATCCATAATTCGACTATCGTGTGTCACCATCAGAACCGTGCAACCGCCTTCCTTGGCGAGCTGACGCAGTAACTCAATCACAGCGTGTCCGGAGTGAGAATCTAAAGCCGCCGTAGGCTCATCTGCCATAATCAACTGAGGATTGCCAGCTAAAGCACGAGCGATCGCTACCCGTTGTTTTTGTCCCCCAGATAAATCGCGGGGTAAATTTTTCGCCTTATCCGCCAATCCCACCTGTTCTAGCAAAATTTGTGCTTGTTGCCGTGCCATTCGTCCCCGAATCCCTTTCAGATTCAGCGCTACTTCTATATTCTCAGCCGCAGTCAGCGCCGGAAACAAGTTAAATCCTTGAAAAATAAAGCCAATATTTTCCAGTCTGAACTTTGCTAACTGGCTCCGAGACATCCTTGTAATCTCTTCCCCCAGCAAGTGTACGCTGCCAGCAGTCGGCGTCAAAATCCCAGCCAAAATTGAGAGTAAGGTCGTTTTACCCGATCCAGATGGCCCCATCAATAGTTGAATATCGCCCTTGAAGATTTCCAGATTGACTCTTTTAAGGGCTTGGAAACGCGATCCTCCCGACTGGAATACCATTTCTACTCCGATGCCGATAATGGCTTTTCTGTGAGCCTGAAGCGAACTCATAGAAGGAATAGCATCTAGATTTCGGACACTGGCAAATTGAGTACGGTTGCTTTGGGAAAGAATCATCAAAATTTCTATTCGTTAGGTCTAAACTACAACGAGTTACTAAATGCAATCTGTCTTAAGTAACCATACTCCGGACAAAATTTCAACGGAAGCATCGAAGGAAAGAATCAGATGCAGGCTTTAAGAAGAAACCGAACATTAATGCCTCCGGCTCTAGATAAAGGCTGTTCGACTATTGAATAGCGAGCAGGAATCAATCTATTTTATGGAGATTGACATTAGGGACTAAATAGTAGGTGTGACTTTAGGTAGTACGAACCCTGCTCCCCTCACCGTTTCAAGTAAGATTGAATTACACTCACCTACTTAAAGTACGCATACTCTCCAAAATAGGTTTGTATAATGTTTTAATTTCTAATTGTTCCGCCCTGTTGCCAATATAAAGTTCAACTCACTATCAGTTAGGATAAAACAGACATCTACATTTATTATTGATGGTCATTGAGTATATCAGGTTCCTGAAAACCATCGACTATTATCCTAAAGCGGCAAAATTCTAAAATCATGCCTTAAAAACAATAGCCGGATCGACACGAGTCACTCTTTGGATAGCGAAGATAGCTGAACCAACACACATCAGAGTCGTAATCCCAAAGATGGCGATCGCACTTCCAGGCGTGATTAAAATGATGATTCCCTGAGTAGCAAACGTCCAAGCTCCCAACCCCTGGCAAAGAACCATGCTGGGAATATAGCCCAGAACCGCCATCCAGAGCGCCTGCTCGACAATCACACCGTAAATTTTCCAATCAGAAGCTCCCATCGCCTTGAGCGTACCATACTCCTTTAAGTGGTCAGATACAGAAGCGTAGAGGATCTGACCTGCGATCGCCATCCCGATAATAATGCCAACAACGGCACCCAAGCCCAAAATAAACCCAATTCCCGTGCGCTGCTGCCAGAAAACCCGCGTCTGCGATGCCATTTCAGCCTTCGTATAAGCGCGGGTATCTGGTAGTGCTGCTTCTAACTTTTTCTTGAGTTGCTGTAAATCTTGACCGGGCTTTGCCTGCACCAATACATAAGTGATTAAATCAGTAGGAGTTAATTTCTGGGGTGCAGGAGCAGATAGATTATTCGCAGCGGGTGGGTTATTAAAACTCGCCGACGCACTGGTACACTTTATGTCACCCGATTGGAGCTTGCAGTTTAAACTCGTCGTTACGCGGGAATTTGCGTAAGCGTTGGCAGTCTCCAACGAGGTGAACAAAAAAGTATTCGATGTAATTGATTGAGTGTCTTGCGTCAGAGCAACTAACTGTGCCTTAAATGAGCCAACTTCAGCAACATCGCCAATTTGTTTGATGTTCAAAGGACGCAAATTAGATTTATCCAGCATCACCGTGTAAGGCTGCTTTAAGGCACTCAAACTTCCTTGAATAACTTTCCCTGGACTAAATAATTCTCCGGCTGGATTGAATCCGATGATTCTCATCGGTGAAATCTTGTTCCGAGAATCTCGCCACAAAGATGCTTGGACAATCAGCGGTTCAGCTTGTTCTACGCCTTCTACCCGTCGAGCCTCAACAACTCGCTGCGCGGGTATGGGTAGTGTCAGCTCCATGTGAATCATATCCGCTGAGGATACCCAGATATCAGCATTGGAATTGTCGATTAGCAAAGTCGTAGCGCGAGTAAATCCATTGAAAATACCCGTTTGAATAGTGACTAAGCTAACTGCAAACATAATCCCCGCCTGAGCTGCCAGGAAGCGGGGAATATCCTCAAATAGGTTTTTGCGGGCGATTGATGCCATGAAAGGAGTTGTTTACTAGCGTGTTTATTATAAAACCGGAAAATTGAAAGACAATTTCCGCAAAACGAGCGAAATAAACTGAAAATTGCGTTACAGTACCCCAAACCCGATTTCTTAGAACAATCAGATTTGCTAATCCTATTCATTGTGCTTACCGATATATCCGCACTAAGATGGATTTTTTAAATTTATTTTACTGTGAAAGGATTAAGCTTGGTTCTGGCTGCGATTTCCCTATAATTACCGACGTGCTGAGAGGAGTTCAATGCGATCTCGTCTTTTCCGTGTCAGAGGAAATCTCGCCTATCCAGCGTCAAGCCAAGCCTCTGCTATCAAGCAATGCCGCTGCGCTCTCTACCTTTGCCTTTACCAATTTAATACCCGCGAAAGAGTAAAGAGCGATACTAACTAAGCTACCTTCATAAATAGAAACATCGTAATAAACAGACTACGCTCAACTTAAAATAACATAGGAGAAAAATTCATGAGCGACGAACAAAATCCAGTATTGCCAGAAGATCCCAGCGAAGCAGAACCGGGAAGAGGGGCACCAGGAAACAACCACATTGGAGTTCAATTATCGCAATCAGTATTGGGCGTGAATGCAGCAGATGCGGTGATTCCATCTAATGTGGACAAAGAGCTGAATAAACACCAAGTTGAAGCAGCTAGAGAACAAGAAGAAGGAACTGGTTTAGATACGACCGAGGGTTACATCCTGGATGAAGCGGGGCAGCTAAACAATTTTGCGATTGAGCCTCCAATGTATGTAGAAGAGAAATAATATACGACCTTTGCTGGGAGCGCCAATCATCAGCCTCCCGGCATATTCATGTATTTAAAAACAAAAATTTAATAACTTTGCCTGAAATCCTAGCGTCTCAACTGTAGGTAACAAAAAGACGTTATCGGCATTAGTTATGAAAAAAATATACTTTTTGATTATGGGGGCAGTTGCGATTTCGGCAATTACTGGTGCCACTCTAGCAACAGCCGGTCGCCAAACTGGGGAACAGAACCAACAAAGCATAGAAACAAATATACCGCAATCAACTTCGCTCCCAGAACCAACTGCGATCGCTTCCACCGTTAAAACCAACAACGATGCAGTTGAAGCCACAACGCCACAGATAAAGACTCAAGCGGATGTGGCAATACAGCCAAAGCTGCATAACTTTCCCCATCAACGCATCGTTCTGGTAGATGAAGTAAACCCAGAAAGTGACTTCGCTCAATTTCGGCAACAGTTGCGGGAAGCAGTGCGATCGCGCGATGCTGAGTTTCTGCAATCCATTTTGCCCCCCAACCAAATTGGCATTGGTCACGGCATCAGCACCCTCCCCGATTTGAAGCTAGAAAATCACAATGCCCCAATCTGGGGATGGCTAGAAAAAGCCCTAGCTGCCGGTTGTTTTCAAACCACTAACCAGGGGCAACCGGACGTTGACCCCCAATCTCCAGGTTGGATTTGTAACACCGTACCGCGCGATTTTGCTCGACAGTATCCCGCACCAAATTCTGCCGATGGCGTTTCCTACGAATTAAGCCGCGTCATCGTTGTAGGTGAAAATGTGAACGTGCGATCGCAACCCAGCGTAGAGAGTCCAGTAGTCGGCTTACTCTCAAACGAAGTCGTCAAAGTCAATCGTCAAATCGAAGAACAACGCGCCAGAGAACGGGCGCAACGAGGCGAAGATTACAGTTCCATCAACGGGTGGACTGCGGTAATTTTGCCAAATGGAAAACCGGGCTACATTTCCAATCGCTTTGCTTATTCTCCCCTTGAATATCAAGCCGTCTTTGGCACAGTGAAGGGGCAATGGCGTCTGCTTTATATGCCCGGTGGAGAGTAAATCAAAGTAAAAGTATCGCTATTTCGGGGAAAATTAGACAGGCGATCGGGAATTAAAAGCAAGTTTCCTACAGACTAAAGCTTGAAGCCAGGTAAATGAAGTTCGCAAAGGTGACTTCACGAAAACTATCTCTGTATTTTCGAGCTAGCCAAGCAAAGATTCTGTTACCTTGTCAAAATTCTCCAGCCTGATGAATACCTTTGAGAGTAACGTCCATGCCAGTAGACTTAATCATTCTAATTGCCGCACTCATCGTATCCTGGTTAGTCTTCACCTTACTCATTAAGGTAGTGAAAGCCAGCATCGGCACAGCCATTTTAATTGCGGCAGTTGTTCTCGTTTTACAACTCTTCTTTGGCATTGGCCCCCAAGACCTTTGGCAGCAGATAACCCAACTTCCCCAAACTATTTTGCGAATGGTTACGGGCAATTAATTAAATTAGCAAAAGTCCATAGTGTAGGGAAGTTTATCAATATGCTTAGCTAATCACCAATATTTTGTCAAACCCGTCCCTACAAATTCAGTTGTTTTTTCGGTTGCACTGACAATTACCTATTAAGCCATAATCATCTTGGCAACCTTTTCCATCACCTTACTCAAGGGATGATCTGGAAACCGCAGGCAAAAGAGATCGCTGCTTGCCATTTGAATCATCTCTTCTGAAAGCGGCAAAATTCCAGCCACCGGAGCATTGTAGGTTTTTTCTACCTGTTGCTTCAAGGCATCAAAATCCAAAACGGGTAGCGCCTTATTTACTAGCAGCAACATCTTAGGCACCTGTAATTTCCGAGCCACCTCCACCGTCACAGCAGTCCCCTGAAAGTCCTGGCGGTCTGGACGCAAAATTAGCACCAAAATATCAGAGATAGTAATAGAAAGTAGAGTTTCTTCGTTAAGACCTGGGTGGGTGTCAATAAATAAGTAATCCAGATTTAAGGTTTCCATTATCTCTTGGAAACCGTCATTGAGGAGACCAAAATCAAATCCCTCGCGCAGAACCTTAGTAATATCCCCTGCTTTGATACTAGAAGGAATCAGATGAATGCTGCCGCCTTTAACGCCAGTTTTTCTTAAAACTGAGGTGACATCATAAGCAGCTTCTTCAATTAAACAGCGACCCCACAGGTAGTCATTGAGAGAGTGTTCCATCTTCTGCTCATCGAAACCGAAAAGCACGTGAATTCCTGGCGATTGAATATCGGTATCAACGATACCAACGCGATACCCAAAGCGAGCCACTAAAGCTGCCAGATTCGCCGTCGAATTTGATTTGCCGGTGCCACCCCGGAATGAGTGGATGGACACAATTTTTGACATGGTTTACCTCAATATGTGAGAGGATTCTTCATCCTTAATAGAAAACAATCGAGAAAGCCCACTCAAGGGCGGGGGGAATGAACCGTGCGGCTTATACGCTATACCATTTTGTCTTTTGGTTGCAACATATAGATTCTCAGATGCCCTTTTTTCAAGCGTTAGGGAGGGGCTGGAAGAAGGGTTAATCTAGCGCCTCATAACCCAAATAGGATTACAACCTTATCAAGGTAATAGAAACTTGCGTTTAGGCTAATTCCCACAGCTTGATAGACGCTTATTTCGTTTACTCACTCCAGGTTCTGCCAGATATTTGTAGATAGCTTGCTTCGCTGTTTAGAGGCAAGGCGAGGTCGGTAGCGGAGTGTTTCCCCCTCTTCTAGTTCTTGCACGACGCCTTGAGCTACTAGAGCTTCTAACTGGGTGCGGGCAACTTCCTCACTTTCGCCAGTGTGAGCTGCCACTTCCGGCAAGGTCACGTTTTTTTGACGCATCATCCAGTTGACGAGTTTTTGCAGGTCATCGGGCAAATTCATCATATCAAGCATATTCAGACCAATATCAGTTTGGTGTCCGCTGGAATCGGTGGGTGATTGATCGATTCGTTCCTGATTCATCTTTTCCTTCCTTGTTCTTCAGCTAATGATGTGAATCGCGAGCCTACGCATCCGGCGTAGCATACTCAGTTCGATGTATCGGTAGATGTCCTCTAATAGCGCTTTATCTCGCTGCCATCAGGTAGATTCAGTCTCTGTATTCCTCACGGTTTTTGCCCGTTGCTGCAACTGCTGGAAGTAATCGAGTTCTTCGCTTTCAGCTTCCTGGCTAGTCTCTAGAACTTCTATTGTTGAGGAATTTGACTCGGTAGTGGTTTCTGCGTGCCCGTCGCTGCTCGATTTTCTCAAGTTTGCTCGTTGCTGCAACTGCTGGAAGTAATCGAGTTCTTCACTTTCAGTTTCTTGGCTTGCTGGTGTGACATCTGCTATTGAGGTATTTAACTCAGTAGCAGCTTGGGTTTGCCTATCTTCCTCCCAATTTCTCAAGGTTGCTCGTTGCTGCAACTGCTGGAAGTAGTCGAGTTCTTCGGTTTCTTCAACTTCTTGGCTTGGCTGGAGGACTTTTGGGGTGGAGATATTGGACTCAATTGCGGCTTCTCCCTGTCCGTCCTGCTGATTGCTTAATTCTTCGACAGGAGAAGTAATTTGGCTTGCCAATGCAACTTCTGGTATTTCAACGTTTGATTCCGCAACAGCTTCTGCTTGCCCATCATGATGCCGATTTCTTAACTTTTTACCCTTTTTCTGTAACTGCTGTAAGTAGTCGATTTCTTCTGTTGTTTCAGTGGCTTGGCTTGCCTGTGTAGCTTCTGGTATTTCAACAGTTGGCTCAGTGGTAGCTTCTGCTTCCCTATCATTGGATAGATTTCTTAACTCTTGTCCCTTTTGCTGCAACTGCTGTAAATAGTCGATTTCTGTCGTTGTTTCAGCGGCTTCTGGGATTTCAACGGTTGACTCAGTGGTAGCTTCTGCTTCCCCATCATTGGATCGATTCCTGAAACTTTTTCCCTTTTGCTGCAACTGTTGTAAGTAGTCAGTTTCTGCCGTTGTTTCAGCCGCTTCTGACCTCTCGACTTTTAATTTAGAAGTTGTTTTTTCAGAAGGATTGCTTTCTCGACTCCTGAGATTTTTCGCCTTTTCCTGCAATTCTTGGAAGTAGTCACTTTCTGTAATTTCCGCTACTTGGCGTTCTTTCTTTTCCTGGTCAATCTCAATATCGATTTTTAAAAACCCTTTGACGCCTTGATAGATGGCTTTGGCGTATCCTCTATCTATCAAAACGACGCCGACTGCCGTTGTCACCAGTGCCAATGCTGGGGGCACGAGGGGTATCCATCCTGCTTTGAGAAACAAAACATAACAAGTTCCAAACAAGAGGGCGATCGCTCCCCCTCCCGCAATCACCAAGAGCAAGGGACGCCGAATCCGCCATGCCACTAAGCCTCCCACCAACGACCAGGCCCAAATCCATCCAATTTCGCCCCACTCACTCCAGTACCAAAATAGCGGTCGTTTATCCAGAACTGCACTGAGGATCTGACTCACAACCTGAGCATGAATGACCACTCCGGGCATTTTCTGAGTGCCTTCTTGAGCAGCACTATAGGGCGTGTTGAAGTCGTCATTCACGCTAACTGCGGTGTAGCCAACCAAAACAACGCGATCTTTGACTAAAGCCGGATCTATCTTGCCCTTGAGTACATCTGTGAGCGTTATCTTTTGGGCAGGCAGATTTGCCGAACGGTAGTTAATCAACATCTGCAACCCTTCCGTGTCGGCTTTCCGGTATCCGCCAGCATTCGGATCGGGGCTTTTGAAGAGAGTGGAACCGATCTTCAGATTCCCGTCATCTGAAGGTTCTGCTTCGATTCCCTCAGCTTGCAGGTACATGAGTGCTAGGGTCAAATCCAAGGAGGTGATTTGCTCTTCGGGATCGCTACAAAGATGGGGGTTCTCTAAGGGAGCGTTCGGGACTGGAGGATTTGCCACTAAGAGACTGCGGCGAACCCATCCATCAGGTTCTTTGACAAAATCAGCAAATCCCACTTGGTCTGGTGAGATTCCAGGCGGTGGCGGAAATCCTGCCTGTTTACCATCACTGAGTTGGCAGATCGTAATAATGCGATCGCTTCCTTTGAGGATCTTCAATAAATTGGCATTCCCCTCTTTGACCGGAACATCCCGAATAATATCTATACCGATGGCTCTCGGTTCATACTGCTCTAGTTTCTCTAACGCTTTGGCAATTGTGGCATCCGAGATAGGCCACCCTTTCTCAGTTTGGATATCTCCCTCAGTAATCTCCACCAGCAACAGGCGATTATCTGGACCTTCATCACGACGCATCCGAGTCAGCTGGTCAAAAGCACCCAGCTCTTGTCCTTGGAGTATCCCTAGTTGCCTAGCTCCCACGACCAAGCTTGTCGCCACCACACTGGTGAGAACAACTTGTCCACCAAAATTTAAAGCTGCTGTGCGTAGGTTGTTTGTGTTTGATAGCAGGGAGCGAATCTTTGAACTGAGCTGAGAAACCATATAATTGCCGCCTCCTCTCTAGGGGCTAGAGTTTTAATCTTCGCTCAATGTGTAGCTTAAACAGAGGAAATTAAGATTAAGAATTTGTATGTATCCTTGTGTCCTTGAAAATTGTTTAAGCCGCAAATTGAGTCGTCAAGAACCAAAAAATTAATTGACTACAAAACTTTATGAAGCTTTTGAGAAGAAATCGGACAAATAGATAATTTTTTTGATTGAGAAAAGAAAAAGTGCCAATTTGAGAGATAATTTTATAGTAGTTATAACATCAAATTTTGTACTAAGCAAAAACCAGCGATTTTAAGTACCCACTAAGGCAAGAAATATGACAAAATTAATCGCTAATTTGTAGAGATATGCCAGGAAAAGTGGGAAACTTTGTTGAAGATTAAAGAGTCTTTGTCTAAAACCACTACGGTCGCGATCGAGTTTATTTACAAAGCACGATGCCTCATGGAGGCGATCCCTTTGGAAAGTGTTTCGATCCCTTTGTATGCACTCCGCTTGCTGCTCGCTAGGTAAACCCACTGCAACAACTTAAAGATTATGGTGAACAAGTCTTCTGTGTATTTCACAACACTCTCCTTAGCCTTGTTTGTGGGGCTTAGTGCGATCGCTACCAGCTTTCCAGCCACCGCCACCACAAAAAGCAAACCGATTCAACAACCCAGCCTGAACCGTAGGGAAATGCGTGTGGCAGGGCGCTTAAGATTTAGGCTGCCAAGGGTTGGGGCACCCAAAACTAGAGAACCGGGAGCATCGCGTGGTAGCAGCAGCTGCGCCGCCCAAGGAAAGTCGCTCATGGCATTGTTGCCCAGCACAAATGTAGGTTTGACTGTAGCAGCTCGCCCGACATTATTTGTTGCTGTTCCTAAAACTTCCGCCCAGGACGCAGAGTTTATTCTGTATGACGGCGAAACAAGTCAGCAGGTAATATACGAAACAACATTGCCGATTCCTAGCACAGGAGGTGTTGTGAGTGTTAGCCTTCCTCAAAAGGATGCACCCTCGTTAGTTGCTGGCAAAAAATACCGTTGGTCGTTATCAATGATTTGCGATGCTGAAGATCGGGGAGCAGATATTTCTGTAGAAGGGTGGATTCAACGAGTCCAACCAAATGTTGCCCTGAGGAATGATCTAAAGAAAGCAGCACCGCGCGATCGCCCAGCAATCTATGCAGAAGCTGGGATGTGGCTTGACACCCTCTCATCTCTAGCTGACTTACGTAACGCCAATCCTAGCGATTTCACCTTAGAGACCGATTGGAAAGACTTGTTAAAGTTAGTTAATCTCGGCACAGTGGCGGAAGAACCCTTAGTGGTAGATATCACTCAGAAGCAAACCCGATAAAGGAAAGCATTGCAGTGAATTAGGGGTAAGGGTCAAGCCCTTACTCCTACTTTATTCTGGCTGCACCAGCTGACTAATTTCTGTCACCCAATCCCGGCGATCGCGATGTTCCAGATTGAGGATATCCTCTAAAGACCAGTGAAAGTGAAAAGCTATCAAGGCTACCTCTTGGCGTAGTACGTCCGAAGGGTAGCCTAGAATTCCCCCGATAGAGAAAGCTCCACCTGAAATTGACGATTGCACTGGGGACACTGAACCGGAATGTAAGCTTCCCCCTCCTGGTTAATGCGATTGTAAAACTCCCGCAAATATGCCAGATCTCGCGAGAAAAGACCCTCTAACAGTGTAGGCGTTACCTCGGTTACAGTACCGATACAGGTAATCACCCGCGAGAGCATTACCAAGACTCCATAAGCTGGATTATCCTGAACGCCCCGGTCTTTTTGGACGCACATTTCATCTTTTGCCGTTGCCAGACGCATCACCCCCTGGCGATGAACGCCCCCTTGAGCATCGACCAATCCTCTAGGGAGGACAAATTCAAATTCTGTTTGGATGCGATCGCTGTCCATCTCGTCGGGTTACTCGGAATCAGAAGCCAGTGCAGGATTTGCAGAGGGGTTCGTGGCTTCTTTCAATCCTGCATTTTCCTGTTCTAGGTCATTAATTTGACGATAAAATTTCTGGAGATAATTCAGGTCACAAGCAAAAAAGCCTTCAACAACTGAAGGCGTGACCTCCTCCAACGCTCCCAAGCGGACAATCACGCGGGACAAAATAATCACTGTAGCGTAGGCAGGATTTGATTTAACACGCGGATCTCGCAAAGGGACAATCTCATCCATCGCCCTCGACAAACGCATCACACCTTTGCGGTGCAGATTGCCATCCGCATCGAGATATCCCTTAGGTAAAGTAAATTCAAACTCAGTTTGAATCATTCCTTGCTACTTGAATCCGTTTTAACTGTTCAACTGTCATTTCTATTTCTTCAATCTCCAGCTCACCCCCAGCCGCATTCACATCAGAAATTTTATAGCTAGTAGGCCACGCCCGTTGAAACTCAAATCTAAACTGTTCTTCCGCCGCTTGATTATAAATCACCAAAGAACCATCTCGTCGTTGTTCAGCCCAATCTCCATCCTGGACAGCTTGAATCCAGTTCCATAACGTCATCGAACAAGTCAGACCCCGGCGCAGAGTAATATTGCTGTAACTAACCTTACCCGGAATTTTTGTACTGACAATTCGACCCTTAGATTCCCCATCTTTTCCCCACTTTTGAGGTGTCACCTCAGAGATTTCTATCACCTGTTGGGTAGACTTAAAACCACTACAATCCATAAAGTAGCCGTCTACTGCATCATTGCTGCCATTTAGTTTTAGTTCTAGAAAAAATCGGCAAGTGGTGAGAATTTCAGGGAAGTCTGTCACAGTTGATACCGCCTTACAACCAATGAGCTTTCGAGCTGATAAATCAATGACTGGTGAATAAGACTGTGTAACATCTCACCTCACCAGCGCAGTTTTACAGGGAGTTGACTTTAAAATTCTTTCTACGCCGATACAGTAAACTTCATCCGCTCGTAGTTAAGCTTAAGCGTCCAAGTTTCCAGTTCGCTACTTCCTGCGTCCCGCTTAGGAACATCAAAACTATTGGGAAGCACGCCTACAAAGCTGTACGTTAACCCCACCTTCCCCTCTGAACCGGAGTAATAGACATTAATTGTCATTTCTTTGCGTAAAGTTCGCGCTTTTGCAGCTTCCCCAAGGTTAGCTTTCGAGGCACAATCCTTGTACCACTCCCACAGCTTATCGTCATTTCCGCCTTGATGCGCTCCTGGCACCAAAACGAGCGTTATCTCGCCATACTTCGGTTGACTTGGAACACTGAGAACCAGCGATTTTCCCTTCGGACCAGAACCGATGGCATTATCAGCACCCTTTGGGGACATATCTACTGACATCCCACTGACTTCTTTGATAATGATGTCTTTGATATCACCAATTGCTACATCGTAGTTATCACTAGATAGTAACTCAACAGCATCAGCCATAAATAACCTTCCAATCAATTACAAAGTGCAAAGGAATGATTTTTGCGATCGCTTCTTAAAGCGAACAAAATTAAGAATATTGTCTCAAACACCCAGACTTAGATAGATCAAGCTGGATCAAATTGGTCAACCTGTAGCGTAAAGGTTTCTTCAAGCAACCCGCCATCTGCACTGAGTTTCCCGATTTGATATTTACAAATCCAAACTCCGCTCATCTTCCAAGAGTCCACCATTTCTCCGGCTGAGTTATAGGATTTTATTACGCCTTCTGCCATCCTGGCACTCGTTGGAAAACCGCCACCATCCTCTGCTTTTGGCATACACTGTAGCAACCACTTTCGCATCAGTGAGCTAGTGCTTTTTGCATCTCCACTCGCTAGGGTTACTAAAGTAATTTGAACCGCGGCTTCC includes these proteins:
- a CDS encoding SDR family oxidoreductase; translation: MQLKPITEQVVAVVGASSGIGRETALQFAHRGAKVVVSARSEPGLKSLVDEIQQQGGEAVAVVADVTDFEQVKAIADKAVQVYGRLDTWVHCPATGVFATFDNTTPEEFKRIIDISLMGQVYGAMAALPHLKREGRGALIHISSMEGRRSLPLQSAYSSAKHGVEGFLESLRVELQHEGIPISVTSVKPSVINTPFYNNGRTKLGVKPTGIPPYYEPNLVADAILYVAEHPTRDFIVGDVGKMLDVVQRISPGLVDQILVLIGFNFQKTNEPKSEDAPDNLYEPILSHDKVEGDFGNLTIPSFTDWLDKNPPVKWGAVAAAALGVAAVVKEFFPGNNI
- a CDS encoding FtsX-like permease family protein, encoding MASIARKNLFEDIPRFLAAQAGIMFAVSLVTIQTGIFNGFTRATTLLIDNSNADIWVSSADMIHMELTLPIPAQRVVEARRVEGVEQAEPLIVQASLWRDSRNKISPMRIIGFNPAGELFSPGKVIQGSLSALKQPYTVMLDKSNLRPLNIKQIGDVAEVGSFKAQLVALTQDTQSITSNTFLFTSLETANAYANSRVTTSLNCKLQSGDIKCTSASASFNNPPAANNLSAPAPQKLTPTDLITYVLVQAKPGQDLQQLKKKLEAALPDTRAYTKAEMASQTRVFWQQRTGIGFILGLGAVVGIIIGMAIAGQILYASVSDHLKEYGTLKAMGASDWKIYGVIVEQALWMAVLGYIPSMVLCQGLGAWTFATQGIIILITPGSAIAIFGITTLMCVGSAIFAIQRVTRVDPAIVFKA
- a CDS encoding SH3 domain-containing protein — protein: MKKIYFLIMGAVAISAITGATLATAGRQTGEQNQQSIETNIPQSTSLPEPTAIASTVKTNNDAVEATTPQIKTQADVAIQPKLHNFPHQRIVLVDEVNPESDFAQFRQQLREAVRSRDAEFLQSILPPNQIGIGHGISTLPDLKLENHNAPIWGWLEKALAAGCFQTTNQGQPDVDPQSPGWICNTVPRDFARQYPAPNSADGVSYELSRVIVVGENVNVRSQPSVESPVVGLLSNEVVKVNRQIEEQRARERAQRGEDYSSINGWTAVILPNGKPGYISNRFAYSPLEYQAVFGTVKGQWRLLYMPGGE
- a CDS encoding MinD/ParA family protein is translated as MSKIVSIHSFRGGTGKSNSTANLAALVARFGYRVGIVDTDIQSPGIHVLFGFDEQKMEHSLNDYLWGRCLIEEAAYDVTSVLRKTGVKGGSIHLIPSSIKAGDITKVLREGFDFGLLNDGFQEIMETLNLDYLFIDTHPGLNEETLLSITISDILVLILRPDRQDFQGTAVTVEVARKLQVPKMLLLVNKALPVLDFDALKQQVEKTYNAPVAGILPLSEEMIQMASSDLFCLRFPDHPLSKVMEKVAKMIMA
- a CDS encoding ArsR family transcriptional regulator, yielding MNQERIDQSPTDSSGHQTDIGLNMLDMMNLPDDLQKLVNWMMRQKNVTLPEVAAHTGESEEVARTQLEALVAQGVVQELEEGETLRYRPRLASKQRSKLSTNIWQNLE
- a CDS encoding ABC transporter ATP-binding protein, which produces MSSLQAHRKAIIGIGVEMVFQSGGSRFQALKRVNLEIFKGDIQLLMGPSGSGKTTLLSILAGILTPTAGSVHLLGEEITRMSRSQLAKFRLENIGFIFQGFNLFPALTAAENIEVALNLKGIRGRMARQQAQILLEQVGLADKAKNLPRDLSGGQKQRVAIARALAGNPQLIMADEPTAALDSHSGHAVIELLRQLAKEGGCTVLMVTHDSRIMDVADRVLHLEDGRLKA